Proteins from a single region of Chryseomicrobium sp. FSL W7-1435:
- a CDS encoding antibiotic biosynthesis monooxygenase has translation MTYFYTTSGTPEFMKQLQGKYSAEPMHLLYGASRTLLVHETTGKTKFQTPRSYEVLETFGEFQQQGHFYFYHIPVTDEGRPVFEHATQQIIQAVSNEPGLFALRVLRPVKADTYLIVSQWSGPSSYKQWADRHLTPLDTLASKQNLFTSAPYTEVYRTKSEEAAD, from the coding sequence ATGACATATTTCTATACTACTTCCGGAACACCCGAATTTATGAAACAACTGCAAGGTAAATACAGTGCAGAACCTATGCATCTTCTTTACGGTGCATCGAGAACTCTTCTTGTACATGAAACAACTGGTAAAACTAAGTTTCAAACGCCTAGATCTTATGAAGTACTTGAAACATTTGGGGAGTTTCAACAACAGGGACACTTTTACTTTTATCATATCCCTGTAACAGACGAAGGACGCCCTGTATTCGAGCATGCGACTCAACAAATCATCCAAGCTGTTTCAAACGAACCTGGATTATTTGCACTTCGCGTGCTACGACCAGTTAAAGCGGATACTTATCTGATTGTCTCCCAGTGGTCTGGACCTTCGAGTTATAAACAATGGGCAGATCGCCATCTGACACCACTTGATACACTTGCATCTAAACAAAATCTATTTACTAGCGCTCCGTATACAGAAGTGTACCGAACAAAAAGCGAAGAAGCAGCGGATTAA
- a CDS encoding HIT family protein, with product MTNCLFCKLISGEIPSTKIYEDQDVFVFMDIMPLTKGHILVIPKEHKESVYDLSEEQAANLFRVVPKLANALKETFHPAGMNLLNNNGAPAGQSVFHFHLHLIPRYDETDGFKATWRTKEKEFTLDKIQQLATELSEKI from the coding sequence ATGACAAATTGTCTATTTTGCAAACTGATTTCAGGAGAAATTCCTAGTACAAAAATCTATGAAGATCAAGATGTATTTGTATTCATGGATATTATGCCCCTCACGAAAGGACATATTCTTGTTATTCCTAAAGAACACAAAGAATCCGTCTATGATCTTTCTGAAGAGCAAGCAGCAAATTTATTCCGAGTCGTCCCAAAACTAGCGAATGCTTTGAAAGAAACATTTCATCCAGCTGGCATGAATCTTCTTAACAATAATGGAGCACCTGCTGGCCAAAGCGTCTTCCATTTCCATTTACATTTGATACCTCGATACGATGAAACAGATGGTTTCAAGGCAACATGGCGAACAAAAGAAAAGGAATTTACTCTCGATAAAATCCAACAATTAGCGACTGAATTATCAGAAAAAATATAA
- a CDS encoding ABC transporter ATP-binding protein — protein sequence MSLLKLENVTGGYTKKAVIHNLSFTVEKGEIVGLIGLNGAGKSTTIKHIIGLLQAHSGEITINGQQITDESDRYRKSFTYIPETPILYDELMLQEHLELVSLAYEIEESVAQGRIANLLEEFRMEKRLKWFPTHFSKGMKQKVMIMAAFMANPPLYVIDEPFVGLDPLAIRALLNQLEVRKKNGAGILMTTHVLTTAEKHCDKLILLHNGKIRAAGTMNDLRLALNMPGATLDDLYIAMTEEIDHA from the coding sequence ATGTCATTATTAAAACTTGAAAATGTAACAGGTGGCTATACAAAAAAAGCAGTTATCCACAATCTATCGTTTACAGTTGAAAAAGGAGAGATTGTTGGTTTAATCGGTTTAAATGGAGCCGGTAAAAGTACAACGATTAAACATATTATTGGGCTCCTTCAAGCACACTCTGGTGAAATTACTATAAATGGACAGCAAATTACGGATGAATCAGATCGTTACCGAAAGTCTTTCACTTATATACCTGAAACGCCTATCCTCTATGATGAGTTGATGCTTCAAGAACATTTAGAATTGGTTTCTTTAGCATATGAAATTGAGGAAAGTGTAGCGCAAGGACGCATTGCCAACTTATTAGAAGAGTTTAGAATGGAGAAGCGCTTAAAGTGGTTTCCGACACATTTTTCTAAAGGTATGAAGCAAAAAGTGATGATCATGGCTGCGTTTATGGCCAATCCACCACTCTATGTGATTGATGAACCATTCGTCGGGTTAGATCCATTAGCCATTCGTGCACTATTAAATCAATTAGAGGTACGGAAGAAAAATGGAGCAGGCATTTTGATGACGACTCATGTACTAACTACAGCTGAAAAGCATTGTGATAAATTGATTCTACTGCATAATGGCAAGATTCGAGCAGCAGGGACGATGAATGATTTGCGACTGGCTCTTAACATGCCAGGGGCCACGTTAGATGATTTGTACATTGCTATGACAGAGGAGATTGACCATGCGTAA
- a CDS encoding ABC transporter permease, with translation MRNLASIYGQRFQSYFLEVQKYMQFIISGHIAVVLLFVIGAAGYSYSEWLKAPPNDFPVFAVSAVVLTVVLLPNRPALLLKQADQYFFLAMESQMKSYLKPALRWSVSVVIVRSLVVLVILLPLLSSIGEVSRNQLLGLALGVVALAIWNVHTKFASFWYSEQTKWLDYAIRLIVIFGLLYMYLTSNWLFFGVLSVIAFIYLKSLQRKATNPFPFDRMIDSEQQRMQRFYQFANYFTEVPHVRSRVSRRSWADKLIKGTDIHSFLITRSFVRKDELFYMWVRLALLLIVVPFLSFSYVVVGLVVIFAFAIAIQTYQGLLFNQLFRMDMLYPQPVHSKEQAVIKLARKVSYLPLVISAVIMLLQHSPLFTLAGVLFAVISIEWYFLRKKKQSD, from the coding sequence ATGCGTAACTTAGCATCTATTTATGGTCAAAGATTTCAAAGTTATTTTTTAGAAGTACAAAAATATATGCAATTTATCATCTCAGGTCATATTGCGGTGGTCTTGTTATTTGTAATCGGCGCAGCAGGGTATTCGTATAGTGAGTGGTTAAAAGCACCACCAAATGATTTTCCGGTTTTTGCAGTTTCAGCGGTTGTATTGACGGTAGTTTTATTGCCAAATCGACCTGCACTCTTATTGAAACAAGCGGATCAGTATTTCTTTTTAGCAATGGAATCCCAGATGAAATCCTATTTGAAACCTGCCTTACGCTGGTCGGTCAGCGTAGTTATTGTACGGTCTCTTGTTGTACTAGTGATTCTGCTACCCTTGTTATCTTCTATAGGTGAAGTTTCACGAAATCAATTACTAGGTTTGGCTCTAGGAGTTGTTGCTCTGGCCATTTGGAATGTGCATACAAAATTCGCCTCATTTTGGTATAGTGAACAGACGAAGTGGTTGGATTATGCCATACGTTTAATTGTGATTTTTGGGTTACTTTATATGTACTTGACGAGTAACTGGCTATTTTTTGGCGTCCTGTCAGTAATAGCTTTCATCTATTTAAAGAGTCTTCAACGAAAAGCTACTAATCCATTTCCTTTCGATCGCATGATAGATAGTGAGCAACAAAGGATGCAGCGATTTTATCAGTTTGCCAATTATTTTACCGAGGTACCGCATGTACGTAGTCGTGTTTCGCGCAGAAGTTGGGCTGATAAGTTAATTAAGGGCACAGACATTCATAGTTTCTTGATAACACGCAGTTTTGTGCGTAAAGATGAACTGTTCTATATGTGGGTGCGACTAGCTCTACTGCTGATTGTTGTGCCATTTCTTTCGTTCTCTTATGTCGTCGTGGGATTAGTTGTTATTTTTGCTTTCGCAATTGCTATTCAAACTTATCAAGGGCTTTTATTTAATCAATTGTTCCGAATGGATATGCTTTATCCACAACCGGTCCATTCAAAAGAACAAGCGGTCATTAAGTTAGCTCGAAAAGTTAGCTATTTACCACTAGTAATTAGTGCAGTAATCATGCTACTTCAGCACAGTCCTTTATTTACTTTAGCAGGAGTCCTATTTGCTGTAATTTCAATAGAATGGTATTTCTTAAGAAAAAAGAAGCAGTCGGATTAA
- the hemH gene encoding ferrochelatase — MKKQVGLLVMAYGTPYSEADIERYYTHIRHGRQPSPEALQDLTDRYRAIGGISPLAKITEDQAKAIHEKMNASQDEVEYVLYIGLKHIEPFVEDAIEAMAKDGIKEAVSLVLAPHFSTFSIKSYNGRAKEEADKFGISITSVESWYDEPKFIEYWNQKISTTFNSMSDEEREKAVLVVSAHSLPEKILANGDPYAQQLQETARLIQQVTGVENVEVGWQSAGQTPEPWIGPDVQDLTEELFEEKGYRIFVYTPVGFVADHLEVLYDNDYECKIVCDRLGANYYRPEMPNTHPLFIEAAVDAINKVLVK, encoded by the coding sequence ATGAAAAAGCAAGTTGGATTACTAGTTATGGCGTATGGAACGCCTTATTCAGAAGCAGATATTGAACGGTATTACACACATATTCGTCACGGGCGTCAACCAAGCCCAGAGGCTTTGCAAGATTTAACAGATCGTTACCGTGCAATAGGGGGAATTTCTCCACTTGCCAAAATTACTGAAGATCAAGCAAAAGCAATCCACGAGAAAATGAACGCGTCTCAAGATGAAGTAGAGTATGTTTTATACATTGGCTTAAAGCATATCGAACCTTTCGTAGAAGATGCTATAGAAGCAATGGCTAAAGACGGTATTAAAGAAGCTGTATCGCTTGTACTTGCACCACATTTCTCAACGTTTTCTATAAAGTCTTACAATGGACGCGCAAAAGAAGAGGCTGACAAGTTTGGAATCTCTATTACATCGGTGGAGAGCTGGTATGATGAGCCAAAGTTCATTGAATACTGGAATCAAAAAATTTCTACAACCTTCAATTCTATGTCAGATGAAGAGCGAGAAAAAGCAGTTCTTGTCGTTTCTGCTCACTCATTACCAGAAAAAATTCTGGCAAATGGCGATCCGTATGCACAACAGTTGCAGGAGACAGCTCGTTTGATTCAACAAGTAACAGGTGTTGAAAATGTAGAAGTTGGCTGGCAGAGTGCTGGACAAACACCAGAGCCTTGGATTGGTCCAGATGTACAAGATTTAACGGAAGAATTATTTGAAGAAAAGGGCTATCGTATCTTTGTCTACACACCAGTTGGATTTGTGGCAGATCATCTAGAGGTTCTTTATGATAATGACTATGAATGTAAAATCGTATGTGACCGACTAGGCGCCAATTATTACCGTCCGGAAATGCCTAATACGCATCCATTATTCATAGAAGCAGCAGTGGACGCAATAAATAAAGTACTAGTAAAGTAA
- the hemE gene encoding uroporphyrinogen decarboxylase, with product MKITNDSLLRAARGQQVEHTPVWFMRQAGRSQPEYREIKKKYSLEQITQQPELCAYVTKLPVDNYNVDAAILYKDIVTPLPGMGVDVEIKAGIGPVISNPIRSVADVEKLQQFNPEEHVPFVLETIKILTQQQLTVPLIGFAGAPFTLASYMIEGGPSKSYNKTKAFMVSEPQAWYALMEKLADMIIIDIKAQVQAGASAIQIFDSWVGALNVADYRLYIKPVMTRIFTELRETGVPLITFGVGASHLANEWHDLPVDVVGLDWRLSIEEARQRGIHKTVQGNLDPSYLLGSWEEIEKRAKQIVEQGVAHPGHIFNLGHGVFPEVDPDVLKRLTDLVHSYSRELISQKSN from the coding sequence ATGAAAATTACAAATGATTCGCTTTTGCGTGCAGCAAGAGGGCAACAAGTTGAACATACACCAGTATGGTTTATGCGTCAGGCGGGCCGTTCACAACCTGAATACCGTGAAATTAAGAAAAAGTATTCATTAGAACAAATCACACAACAACCAGAACTGTGTGCGTATGTAACGAAACTGCCTGTAGACAACTACAATGTAGATGCAGCGATCCTCTATAAAGATATCGTGACGCCATTGCCAGGAATGGGTGTAGATGTTGAGATTAAAGCAGGCATTGGTCCGGTTATTTCAAACCCGATTCGCTCAGTAGCAGATGTAGAAAAACTTCAACAATTCAATCCTGAAGAACATGTGCCATTTGTGTTAGAAACGATTAAAATTTTAACGCAGCAGCAGTTAACTGTTCCATTGATTGGGTTCGCAGGAGCTCCTTTTACATTAGCAAGTTATATGATCGAAGGGGGACCTTCTAAAAGTTACAACAAAACAAAAGCATTCATGGTGAGTGAACCACAAGCATGGTACGCACTTATGGAAAAGCTCGCTGACATGATCATTATTGATATCAAAGCACAAGTACAAGCGGGTGCAAGTGCTATTCAAATTTTTGATTCATGGGTGGGTGCATTAAATGTAGCCGATTACCGTTTATATATTAAGCCTGTTATGACACGTATCTTCACTGAACTACGTGAAACAGGTGTACCCCTCATTACATTTGGGGTGGGTGCAAGTCACTTAGCAAACGAATGGCATGACCTTCCGGTGGATGTTGTAGGGCTCGACTGGAGATTATCTATAGAAGAAGCGCGTCAGCGTGGAATTCACAAAACTGTGCAAGGTAATTTAGATCCTTCTTATTTACTCGGCTCTTGGGAAGAAATCGAAAAACGAGCAAAACAAATCGTTGAGCAAGGGGTTGCTCATCCTGGCCATATTTTCAACTTGGGTCATGGCGTATTCCCAGAAGTAGATCCAGATGTATTAAAACGTTTAACGGACCTTGTACACTCATATAGTCGTGAACTGATTTCCCAAAAATCGAATTGA